The Chlorocebus sabaeus isolate Y175 chromosome 22, mChlSab1.0.hap1, whole genome shotgun sequence genome segment TGTATCAAATCATCTCACACCAAATTAGTTAAGAAACTGAAGTTGAGCCATAAATACCTATTCTGTAAGGATACTATGCTAGAATGTTTAGTGTCCCCCTAAAAAGTCATGTCCATCCAAAACCTCGGAATGTGACTTTTACTAGAAATAGGGTCTCTGCAAGTTATTAGTTAAGATAATGTCATACTGAATTAAGGTAGGCCGTAATCCAGTGACTTCTGTCCTTAGGAAAAGATAATACACTGACACAGAGACAACTACAGGGGAGAAGCATGaatgtgaggcagaggctggagtggtACATCTACAAGTGAAGGAATGCAAGGATTGCTAGCAACCACCACAAGTTAGAGAGAGGCAAGGGGGGATCTTCTACAGTTTTCAGAGAGAACACGACCCTGCTGAcaacttgattttggacttccagcctccagaattttgAATGACTTAAGTTTCTGCTGTTCCAAGCCATCtcgtttgtggtactttgttatggcagttcTAAGAAATTAATATGGGCACTGAGTAAATGAAAGGTATTTTGGGCTTATAATTCCAATAGAGTGCTAACATACTGCAGTAATATACTGGTTCAATAACTGAAAAATTGTTGTAGTGGCTGTAAACTGATTTTTGTAAAGTCTTATTCCATAAATGCCATTTTGTTATAAAGCACAGCTGGATACTAGCTCTGcaaaaattaatacaataaattggtatcACATAATCTTAGCCTCAAGACtttattgcattttcttctttaaatagcACAAAGAAGATTCAGGATGTTATACattaagtcctcacttaacatcattgacaggttcttggaaactgccaCTTTAAGTGAAACAGTGTataacaaaactatttttttttctcattaacatTGTAACACTGAACAAAATGAGGGCCTACTGTATGTCATTTCACTTAAAAGTacaatttcctctttttaaaaaatgttttgctgTTCAACAGTTTGACAACATATAGgccgggctcacacctgtaatcccaacactttgggaggctgaggcaggtggatcatttgaggtcaggagttcaagaccagcctgggcaacatggtgaaaccctgctgctattgaaaaatacaaaaattagctgggcgtggtggtgcacgtctgtactcccagctactcaggaggctgaggcacaagaatcacttgaacccgggaggcagaggttgcagtaagccgagatcacaccactgtactccagcctgggtgaaggagtgagactgtctcaaaaaatatatatatataaaatatatgttatatatagtatattttatatataaatatatataacatagtacatatattatatattatatattacatatattttatatatatttatatgagagagacagagagataaaaCTGCAATTTCCAAGAAGCCATCAATAATGTAAAGTGAAGATTCACTATATTTGTTGTCAAAAGGTACaacatctattcttttttctcaagCAAAAGCAACAGTATTCTGTTAAGTCACTTAATGAGAAATCGAGATAATAACCTGTAAGAAGCATAGACATTCCTTCCAATTATACCCATTTCTTCCAAAATTACCAGTCATTTCTTACCTATATTATCCTTTTCTTTGCAAGAAATTGAATAGCAGCAAATTTCTCTATCCTGAATAGCAGACAGATTCCTATGAGAAGAGGAGGATAAGTTTGTGCTTAGAACAGCTGTCATACTTATCACTTTGTTCAATTTTACTCATTAGTTTTATTACTATACTGAAGAAATCATTGTAGCAATCCTAAAATGTTAGGATTCACTTCTCTGATAGGCTAAAATTTATCTATCTAAAAAATATGGCTATGATCATTAGGAATAACATAACAAGTGGGCAAAATATGGTAATTTAGaagcaaattattaaaatagcaTATTCAAGACATACATTTTTTCAATTAGCTGTTTCTCATCCAAGGCATTAGGAAGATCTCTCTTGTTTCCAAGCACTAgcacctttaaaaagaaaagatattaagAGCAcacttttatgtaagaaaaagtCACAGAAGTTTATCATCTTGATATGTGAAGACATAAAATGAAGATGTTAACACATTCCACAATATTAAGGCATTTTGTGGTGGCCTATCTCATTCATTTCATTGCTCATACTGGTATTCGCTTAACTCCTACAATGTAAGTGCCCTTAACTTAGTATGTGGCTGCCaacttctatttaaaatattctgagtCTATGCTATGCATTCtgctattctttttattattattattattttgagacggagtctcgctctgtcatccaggccagagtgcagtggcatgatctcggctcactacaagctccacccaccaggttcatgtcattctcctgcctcagcctcccgagtagctgagactataggcacccaccacgcctggctaattttttgtggtacagacggggtttcaccgttgttagccaggatggtctcgatctcctgacctcatgatccacccatctcggcctcccaaagtgctgggattaaaagtgtgagccaccgcgcccagccacattcTGCTATTCTTAATACAGGTTTAGTATGCCTTATCCAAAATACCTGGGAAGTGTTTcgaattttggaaatttttttggatttgtattatatacttactggttgagcatTCCTAATCCAAATGTAAATTCCTAAATGTATTCTAGAGACTGGCCTCTTCTCAGTTTCCCACTTCCTCCCACCCAAAGGCCTTTGCCTGGAACTCTCTTCTCCTCCAACTGTCATATACCTCACATTCGTATGTATCCCTCAGATCACAGCTCAAGCATTACTTCCTCGTGAATCCCTCCTTCTTCCTGCAAACTAGATCAAATCTCCCCTCTAAATTACAACTCTCATAGCCCCTTGCACCTTTCTTCCTAGCACTTAAAGCTGCATTATTCAACTGTTTTCAGAGTATCTACCTTTCCCACTAAACCATAAGGTCCATGACATCAGGGAGAATGTTTCTATTGATTTCTGTTCATCACTCTATCTCTGGGCCTAAGCACTGCTCCTGCTGCACAGTAGTTTAGTAGATATCTGGTTACGAGATTCATATTTACCACAATGCCCAGTATATGGCAGATACACGGTAAACAAgtcttccagattttaaaaaagaagatgttACTGATTTCAAACATAATTAATATCATTGTATAATTACCATAATtaatatcattatataattacaaTGTAAAATAACAAGTATTCCGTACTTACTGGAATTCCTTGTAACTGTGGTTTATCTAGAAGATTATGTAGCTCATTTCGGGAAGCTTCTATCTTTTCACGATCTGCAGCATCTATCatgtaacttaaaaaaatgaagtgatCTCAACATACCTTCTCCATATGACTTGATGACAACAACTagtattactgatttttaatgtTCGTAAGATTTACATTATTGAAATTGTTAACCAAAATAAACTATGTCCTAAAGAAAGGCTCAGCACTCTTTAATACTTTTTAACTAGACTGTTTTTAGAGACTAATACATGACAGTAAAACATGTATACCCCTTAGCTCTTAGCTccataaacaaaaaacataaagatCTTATtctatgattaatttttttaaatcccatgtTAATGGACTTGCACTAGGATATTAGCTAAGAAAGACTTTcattttcaagataaaaattGAGCCTCcagaaatactaaaataaactttcttctttgaTGCCTAAATtgatttaaaagcaaacaaacaaacaaaaaaaccacttacACAATAGCATTGACTCCTCTGCAATACCGCTCCCACATGCTTCGAAATCGGGGTTGTCCTCCTATGTCCCAGATCTTTAAACCAAAACAAGGCAATTCTTAATAAagatatgttaaataaatgattgaaagaagaagtaacagaaaatgaaaaagatcaGGAAGATACACTTATTTCTACAACGTTAGAGGCAAAGTGCTCCTGAAAAACTTGACTTCAAACAAGCTCTTAATATGGGAATTCTTGGGGCCACTTCTAAACTTGAAGTccatatttaatacatttacaaTACATCTAAAATTTTGCTTGAGCAAAGATTTGGTTTATGTGCAACAGTTTGCCTGTTAACTAATATACTTCTATTACTGAAAACATGTCTTTACAACAATTTAAAAGTTACAGGACCATGCACCATCCAGATTTGAATGccaagacagaaaacagaaattcagAATCTATTAAAGCTTAATTGTCTGATTTGTTCTACATTAATGCCTaaccttttaaaattatcctGTAAATAAGTAGCCAACATTTCCACATAGgtgtttttcttatataaaattattttggttgggtgtggtggctcacgcctgtaattccagcactttgggaggccaaggcaggtggatcacttgaggtcagggttcgagaccagcccacccaacatggtgaaacctcatctctactaaaaatacaaaaaattagccaggtgtggtggcaggtgcctgtaatcccagctactcggcggctgaggcaagagaaccacttaaacccaggaagtgaagattgcagtgagctgaaatcacaccattgtactccagcctgggcaacaagagtgaaactccatctcaaaaaaataacaattattttatcCATATGAAAACCACCATccataatcattttattattgtgtCTACTCCATAGGGCATCACACTAGACACTGGGCTACATCAAAGTCTCAAATCATGGCATTTATCTTCAAGAGGTTTCCAATTTAACTACAGAACTGGTAACGAgcataaagaaacatgcacatgaCTAAATCTGGAACTTCATTAGATGAGCCACAGAGAAAGTGAACAGCTTCTGTGAACCACAATAATTGGGCAAAATGGACATTAAGCCTCCAGgccatagattttatttttgaaaaacaaaatagattaaaaatctattcttggccaggcatggtggctcacgactgtaatcccagcactttggagaggctgtggcaggcagaccatttgaggttaggagttgagACGAGCCTAAtagacatggtaaaaccctgtctctactaaaaatacaaaaaattagctgggtgtggtggcacaagtctgtaatcttagctattctgcaggctgaggcaggagaatcacttgaacccgggaggcagaggttgcagtgagtgaagattgtaccactgcactccagcctgggtgaaagagcaaaactctgcttcaaaaaaacaacaacaacaacaacaacaacaacaacaactattcTTTTGAAACATGCACATTCATTACTGAAAAACTGCAAATTTTcagtaaaaacacagaaattaaacaGAATAATTTCTAGGTGTCTATGCTAACAATTTAAATTGCATATGGCAAGAAATAACATACCTTTATTGTGACGTTACCTTTAGTTACCTTCCTCATGTTGAAGCCCACTGTGGGTATCATATCTTCACTGAATTGACCTGactgaacaaaataaaacatatgaagTTAGACTAATCAACATTTATAATGACACTGCATAAACTTCTAATATCAACATTGCATTTGTACccattttagtaaatatttttttaccATTGGTAACAATCCACTTTAAGAATATGTTCCTTATGGCCGTAATTCTTGAAGAGATGCATTATTTTTGTCCCAACAAAGATAAATTCTCCCatctaaaaaagatatttttgaaactaatgtaatttttcacatatttccttatgctaaaaaattttttatattacacatatgaaaatttataaatgtgTTCACCTGATGTACATTTTCACACACAAAGTAGATGAAATCAGATATCAAACTTTCAGCATTTAAATTATTCTGACAATAACTATTAAAATTCATTGCTAAATAGCATTTCCAAGTCGGTCTTTTAATAAGGCTTATAATATATTTTGCCATACAgaagtttttccttttatgtaatcaattttgttctctttttggtTTCTAATCTCAATGTCATAAGATCAAAATTAAATTCTTCTAATACTATGTgattttttccaatttaaaacaTGTATCCAACTGGAGTATGACGATACACAGTACTAAAGGAAAGTCTCTTTTTCCATATAGATAACCAACAATCATCCCACCACTAATTAAAAAATCTGTCTTTGGCTgggcgtggctcatgcctgtacctccagcactttgggaggccaaggtgggtggatcacctgaggtcagaagttcaagactggcctggccaacatggtgaaacccgtctctactaaaatacaaaaatcagccaggcatgatggcaggtgcatgtaatcccagctactcgggaggctgaggcaggagaatcgcctgaacccaggaggcagaggttgtagtaagctgagatcacaccagtgcactccagcctgggtgacagtatgacattccagcttaaaaaaaaaaaaaaaaaaaaaaaaaaggtctgtccTTTACCaactaattaaaaattatatatcaggccgggtgtgatggcgcacacctgtaatcccagtactttgggggaccaaggcaggtgatcacttgaggtcaggagttcaaggccagcctggccaacatgctgaaaccttgcctctaccaaaaatgcaaaaaaaattagccaggtgtagtgacatgcacctgtaatcccagctacttgggaggctgtggcaggagaatcacttgaacctgagaggtagatgttgcagtgagccgagattgtgccactgccagcctgggcaacagagtgagactctatctccaaataaatagataataagtGATATGTCAAACACCATAGACAGACAGTTCTGTATCTGGGTCCTCAATTCTTTTCCATTACTCTGTTTATTCCTGAATAAACACTGGATTTATTACTATAATTTATACTAGGTATTATTCTATATAGCTGA includes the following:
- the ARL8B gene encoding LOW QUALITY PROTEIN: ADP-ribosylation factor-like protein 8B (The sequence of the model RefSeq protein was modified relative to this genomic sequence to represent the inferred CDS: deleted 1 base in 1 codon), with protein sequence MTCLASWLWPLLPAGVRPCRAGAPRSRWGVWAEARSCGSRRRRCRPSSRPSSIPAAIMLALISRLLDWFRSLFWKEEMELTLVGLQYSGKTTFVNVIASGQFSEDMIPTVGFNMRKVTKGNVTIKIWDIGGQPRFRSMWERYCRGVNAIVYMIDAADREKIEASRNELHNLLDKPQLQGIPVLVLGNKRDLPNALDEKQLIEKMNLSAIQDREICCYSISCKEKDNIDITLQWLIQHSKSRRS